In one window of Chryseobacterium phocaeense DNA:
- a CDS encoding four helix bundle protein, protein MSNLGAMDYNQVFRERTKNFSVLVIKSLSSLPYSDALSVIRKQIIRSATSVAANYRAVSRARSEKEKFAKLCIVVEEIDETQLWLEIIEELEYLSPEKMVELKSECEELVKVMTTYKFKLSQL, encoded by the coding sequence ATGAGTAATCTTGGAGCTATGGATTATAATCAGGTATTCAGGGAGAGAACTAAGAATTTCTCTGTTCTTGTGATTAAATCTCTTTCATCATTACCTTATTCAGATGCTCTTTCGGTTATAAGAAAGCAAATTATAAGATCAGCTACATCTGTTGCAGCCAATTACAGAGCTGTTTCAAGAGCAAGATCCGAAAAGGAAAAATTTGCGAAGCTGTGTATCGTGGTAGAAGAAATTGATGAAACTCAGCTCTGGCTCGAAATTATAGAAGAACTGGAATATCTGAGTCCAGAAAAGATGGTTGAATTAAAATCAGAATGTGAAGAACTTGTAAAGGTGATGACTACCTATAAATTTAAATTATCCCAACTTTAA
- a CDS encoding monovalent cation:proton antiporter-2 (CPA2) family protein, whose product MESSLAMNTLLFLGVAIIMVPLARKFGLSSVIGYILGGIIIGPYVLRLTGKDVNDIMHASEFGVIMLLFLVGLELEPRKFWEMRKKIVGLGLTQMLLSISLLFLVFLSAGWRIDKAIAIAMCFALSSTAIVLQTLQEKNNLKTTAGEASFSTLLFQDIAVIPILAILPIIANYKSSHHDNEIQILIQKLPEWLQAGTVILGVAILILLGRYVFVPFLRYVSKSGMTELLTASSLFLVIGVSELMAGIGLSPALGAFLAGVMLANSEFRHELEAQINPFKGLLLAVFFVSVGSTINFNIIQKDPVFIFSTVFAVLAVKFIVLYAIGKFFRIDTSQSLFYAFALSQVGEFAFVLLNYASDLYLLGPEMNAQMMAVTAITMCITPILLIINDKFITPKFIKEIPEDENDFSILDNDVSQKKIIIVGFGHFGSTVGRLLKANKISATVLDRDSDRVKLLRSYGFKVYYGDATRIPILRAAGIEDAEILVLCLDDPDDNKFIADLVREHYPKVRIFVRAKNRIDAYNYLNNGIENIYRETLGTAVDMAVDVLHETGMRKYAARRLGQRFMAIDKASIRRLAKAKDDDEILLFTTKEILQREEELLAYDNLNFDNRNWEGSSSVDEENDEENET is encoded by the coding sequence ATGGAGTCCAGCTTAGCAATGAACACTCTACTTTTCTTAGGTGTAGCCATTATTATGGTTCCGCTGGCGAGAAAATTCGGGCTCAGTTCAGTGATTGGGTATATTTTAGGGGGAATTATCATTGGTCCGTATGTATTGCGGCTTACCGGGAAAGATGTTAATGATATTATGCATGCCAGTGAATTTGGGGTGATTATGCTGTTATTTCTGGTAGGATTGGAACTGGAACCCCGTAAATTCTGGGAAATGCGGAAGAAAATTGTCGGGCTCGGGCTTACACAGATGCTTCTCTCGATCTCACTCCTTTTCCTTGTGTTCCTGAGCGCAGGATGGCGGATAGATAAAGCCATTGCCATTGCCATGTGTTTTGCCCTGTCATCCACGGCTATTGTACTCCAGACGCTTCAGGAGAAAAATAATCTGAAGACCACAGCCGGAGAAGCTTCGTTCTCTACCCTTTTGTTCCAGGATATTGCCGTAATCCCCATTTTAGCTATTCTTCCGATTATCGCCAACTATAAATCAAGCCACCATGATAACGAGATCCAGATCCTTATCCAGAAACTTCCGGAATGGCTGCAGGCCGGGACCGTAATTTTAGGAGTAGCTATTCTGATCCTTTTGGGACGCTATGTATTTGTTCCTTTTTTAAGATATGTTTCAAAATCGGGGATGACGGAACTGCTCACTGCTTCGTCTTTATTTCTGGTGATCGGGGTTTCGGAGCTTATGGCAGGTATAGGACTATCTCCGGCATTGGGCGCGTTCCTGGCAGGGGTTATGCTGGCCAACAGTGAGTTCCGGCATGAGCTGGAAGCGCAGATCAATCCGTTTAAAGGACTTCTTCTTGCCGTATTCTTTGTAAGCGTAGGTTCCACCATCAATTTTAATATTATCCAGAAAGATCCTGTTTTTATTTTTTCTACAGTCTTTGCTGTGCTGGCTGTTAAATTTATTGTTCTGTACGCCATCGGCAAATTTTTCAGGATCGATACCTCACAGAGCCTATTTTATGCTTTTGCGCTTTCTCAGGTAGGAGAGTTTGCATTCGTCCTGCTCAATTACGCCTCAGACCTTTATCTGCTGGGACCTGAAATGAATGCCCAGATGATGGCGGTAACAGCTATTACCATGTGTATCACTCCTATCCTGCTTATTATCAACGACAAATTTATAACTCCGAAATTCATTAAAGAAATTCCTGAAGATGAAAATGATTTTAGTATCCTGGACAATGATGTAAGCCAGAAGAAGATTATCATTGTAGGCTTTGGACATTTCGGCAGTACGGTAGGTCGTCTTTTAAAGGCCAATAAAATTTCGGCAACAGTCCTGGACAGGGATTCAGACCGCGTGAAATTATTGAGAAGCTATGGTTTTAAAGTCTATTATGGGGATGCCACAAGAATTCCTATTTTAAGGGCAGCCGGAATTGAAGATGCAGAAATTTTAGTCTTATGCCTGGATGATCCGGATGACAATAAGTTTATTGCAGATCTTGTACGGGAACATTATCCGAAGGTAAGGATTTTTGTACGGGCCAAAAACAGGATTGACGCTTACAATTATCTCAACAACGGGATTGAAAATATTTACCGTGAAACTCTGGGAACTGCTGTGGATATGGCAGTAGACGTCCTGCATGAAACCGGTATGAGAAAATATGCGGCAAGGCGCCTCGGGCAGCGGTTTATGGCTATTGATAAAGCTTCTATCAGAAGGCTCGCCAAAGCAAAGGATGATGATGAGATCCTATTATTTACTACAAAAGAAATCCTCCAGCGTGAGGAGGAATTACTGGCTTATGACAACCTTAATTTTGATAACAGGAATTGGGAAGGTTCTTCGTCAGTAGATGAAGAAAATGACGAGGAAAATGAAACCTGA
- a CDS encoding D-alanine--D-alanine ligase, giving the protein MSKKSVAVVMGGYSDEYVVSLKSGQLIYDSLDRNLYDVYKVVILKDEWYFLGENDKKYEINRGDFSVTLNNNEKLKFDACFNIIHGTPGENGILQAYWDAIGQKYTGCDFYQSALTFNKKDTLAVLSKYGIPSAKSIYLRKGEEINTDEIVETLGLPVFVKPNQSGSSLGISKVKEKSELIAATEIAFKEDDEILIESFLDGMEVSVGVIDYKGETIVLGITEIVPTNEFFDYEAKYEGASEEITPARIDDATRIRVEEISKRAYNSLGMSGFSRSEFILMDGIPYMLEMNTNPGFSPASILPQQAKIYGISITDLCGNEVEKALNKK; this is encoded by the coding sequence ATGAGCAAAAAAAGTGTTGCCGTTGTTATGGGAGGCTATTCTGATGAATATGTGGTTTCCTTAAAAAGCGGTCAGTTGATTTATGATTCTCTGGACAGAAATCTATATGATGTATATAAAGTGGTTATCCTTAAAGATGAATGGTATTTTTTAGGGGAAAACGACAAAAAATATGAAATCAACCGTGGGGATTTTTCAGTAACATTGAATAACAATGAAAAGCTAAAATTTGATGCCTGTTTCAACATTATCCACGGAACTCCGGGCGAAAACGGAATTCTTCAGGCCTACTGGGATGCCATAGGACAGAAATATACCGGATGTGATTTCTACCAGAGTGCTTTAACCTTCAATAAAAAAGATACATTAGCTGTATTGTCCAAATACGGAATTCCTTCCGCCAAAAGCATTTATTTAAGAAAAGGGGAAGAAATCAATACGGATGAGATTGTAGAAACCCTTGGCCTTCCGGTTTTCGTGAAACCCAACCAGTCAGGATCTTCTCTTGGGATCTCAAAAGTAAAAGAAAAATCAGAACTGATTGCCGCTACAGAAATAGCTTTCAAAGAAGATGATGAAATCCTGATTGAAAGTTTCCTGGACGGCATGGAAGTTTCCGTAGGCGTTATCGATTACAAAGGAGAAACCATCGTTCTGGGAATCACAGAAATTGTTCCAACCAATGAATTTTTCGATTATGAAGCTAAATATGAAGGCGCTTCAGAAGAGATCACGCCGGCAAGAATTGATGATGCCACAAGAATCAGAGTGGAGGAAATTTCAAAAAGAGCCTACAATTCCCTTGGGATGAGCGGATTTTCAAGAAGTGAGTTCATCCTGATGGACGGTATTCCTTACATGCTTGAAATGAATACCAATCCAGGATTCTCACCAGCAAGTATTCTCCCACAACAGGCGAAAATTTACGGAATATCCATTACAGACCTTTGTGGAAACGAAGTAGAAAAAGCGTTGAATAAGAAATAG
- the coaD gene encoding pantetheine-phosphate adenylyltransferase, with the protein MKIAVFPGSFDPITLGHYDIIERAAPLFDKLIIAIGQNSQKKYMFPLEKRMEFIQNSVAEFPNVEVDYFEGLTVDYCFEKNAQYIIRGLRNPADFEFEKAIAHTNRTLAHKKLETVFLLTSSGKSFISSSIVREIINHGGEYELLVPDSVRVER; encoded by the coding sequence ATGAAAATTGCTGTTTTTCCGGGATCTTTTGATCCTATTACCCTGGGACATTATGATATCATTGAAAGAGCGGCACCGCTTTTTGACAAACTGATTATCGCCATCGGGCAGAATTCCCAGAAAAAATATATGTTTCCGCTGGAAAAAAGAATGGAGTTTATCCAAAATTCCGTGGCGGAATTTCCCAATGTAGAAGTAGATTATTTTGAAGGATTAACGGTAGATTACTGCTTCGAAAAAAATGCACAGTACATCATCAGGGGTTTAAGAAATCCTGCCGATTTCGAATTTGAAAAAGCCATCGCCCACACCAACCGTACGCTAGCCCACAAAAAACTGGAAACTGTTTTCTTACTGACCTCATCCGGAAAATCTTTCATCAGCAGCAGCATTGTAAGAGAGATCATCAACCACGGCGGCGAATATGAGCTGCTGGTTCCGGACTCGGTGAGAGTAGAAAGATAA
- a CDS encoding trimeric intracellular cation channel family protein, which produces MHEQFNFAIEVLGTISFAMSGSFAAMQKRLDPFGVLIIAFVTSVGGGTVRDLLLDIPVFWMHDLLTCALILGTSIFAMIFKSIEKNFKVTLFIFDSFGLGLFTIIGVQKGLNAEIHPLICIALGTITGCFGGIIRDILLNRIPLIFRKEIYATACIVGGSAFLLMTKFIPLSYTFIQIFTILLIVAIRTLAVKYQWQMPKFYGYDQNSEM; this is translated from the coding sequence ATGCACGAACAGTTCAATTTTGCCATAGAAGTACTCGGTACCATTTCCTTTGCGATGTCAGGGAGTTTTGCGGCAATGCAGAAAAGACTGGATCCGTTCGGGGTTCTGATTATTGCGTTCGTGACTTCTGTGGGTGGGGGAACGGTGAGAGATCTTCTTCTGGATATTCCTGTTTTCTGGATGCATGACCTGCTGACCTGTGCCCTGATCCTGGGAACAAGTATTTTTGCCATGATCTTTAAGTCTATTGAAAAGAATTTTAAGGTAACCCTTTTTATTTTTGACAGCTTCGGACTGGGACTGTTTACCATTATCGGGGTTCAGAAAGGGCTCAATGCCGAAATTCATCCACTGATCTGTATTGCATTGGGAACTATTACCGGCTGTTTCGGAGGGATTATCCGGGATATTCTCCTCAACCGGATTCCACTGATCTTCAGAAAAGAAATTTATGCCACCGCATGTATTGTAGGAGGATCTGCGTTCCTGCTCATGACGAAGTTTATTCCGCTTTCCTATACTTTTATCCAGATTTTCACTATTTTACTGATTGTGGCGATCAGAACGCTGGCTGTGAAATACCAGTGGCAGATGCCTAAGTTTTATGGCTATGACCAGAATTCTGAGATGTAA
- a CDS encoding head GIN domain-containing protein, whose translation MKSTTLFVFSAVALMASCNEKHDRRNNGNNNNDNNNNGWVDKVIDKESGPVREKTFNGDFDEIEVSQAISAEIIKSDVEKVVLSASENIINEILVDNDNGKLHIHYKRGIRVMNSHNVKAKIYTKDFSKLTANSAASIVIKDKFTQDKMDIDISSAASVSGDLEANDFDISADSSSSFNGKVWAVDLDIDASSAASIDISGKTKNADISSSSASSVNAKEVVADNAKLDASSGASIMISAVSSLNAEASSGGSVDVSKRGELKTITKQESSGGSVSVQ comes from the coding sequence ATGAAATCAACAACTCTTTTTGTATTCTCAGCCGTTGCGCTGATGGCCTCATGTAATGAAAAGCATGACAGAAGAAACAATGGGAACAATAACAACGATAACAATAATAATGGCTGGGTAGACAAAGTGATCGACAAAGAAAGCGGCCCTGTGAGAGAAAAAACGTTTAACGGAGATTTTGATGAAATAGAGGTTTCACAAGCTATATCTGCTGAAATCATTAAATCGGATGTTGAAAAAGTGGTTCTTTCTGCTTCAGAGAATATCATTAACGAAATTCTTGTGGATAATGATAACGGAAAGCTTCATATCCACTACAAACGCGGAATCCGGGTGATGAACAGCCACAATGTGAAAGCAAAAATCTATACCAAAGATTTCTCTAAACTTACAGCCAATTCTGCAGCAAGCATTGTAATCAAGGATAAATTTACGCAGGATAAAATGGATATTGATATATCCAGCGCTGCCAGTGTTTCCGGAGATCTGGAAGCCAATGACTTTGATATTTCAGCGGACAGCAGCAGCAGTTTCAACGGAAAAGTATGGGCGGTAGATCTTGACATTGATGCCTCTTCCGCGGCAAGTATTGATATTTCGGGTAAAACCAAGAATGCAGACATCAGTTCTTCATCAGCAAGCAGTGTAAATGCCAAAGAAGTTGTGGCAGACAATGCAAAACTGGATGCATCAAGTGGTGCCAGTATTATGATCAGCGCTGTTTCTTCCCTGAATGCAGAAGCTTCCTCCGGAGGAAGTGTTGATGTTTCCAAAAGAGGTGAGCTTAAGACCATCACCAAGCAGGAAAGCAGTGGCGGAAGTGTAAGTGTTCAATAG
- a CDS encoding PASTA domain-containing protein gives MLKSLFNWKVLLNLVVAIGVFVGLVWLTFRWLEYHTNHGQEIPVPNVINKSVYDAVKILEDTGLEYEVDSAEYNPKYKPFQVLKMHPLSSSRVKPGSLVRIVVNPRTWAPITVPDVINRYSGLAFQRLDQVGLKINDTIYEPSIQKDALLRILYKGNAVNPGARLPRFSVIDVVVGSGPMRNISIPSVVGLSVKEARAVIAKSMFEVGLVEHEDGSKDESDIIYYQDPAAGDVRDQGMQIDLWASKRTPAELRAKVEQLNSIYRMKVDTSLPPVHYDEVPVHQEPTFDPPAAAPVPRKEVPKTEPVKTEQPKTSAATGVKPSGTTAEKPKTTTTGSQNSGSSNKPASGNTAQQPAQKPKAKKVVVE, from the coding sequence ATGCTTAAATCACTTTTCAATTGGAAAGTTTTACTGAATTTAGTAGTCGCCATCGGTGTTTTTGTGGGGTTGGTGTGGCTTACTTTCCGCTGGCTGGAATATCATACCAATCATGGTCAGGAAATTCCTGTGCCCAATGTTATTAACAAATCGGTGTACGATGCCGTAAAGATACTGGAAGATACCGGACTGGAATATGAAGTGGACAGTGCAGAATACAATCCTAAATATAAGCCTTTTCAGGTGTTAAAGATGCACCCGTTATCCAGCTCCCGCGTAAAGCCGGGATCACTGGTGAGAATTGTGGTGAACCCAAGAACATGGGCACCTATTACCGTTCCGGATGTAATCAACAGATATTCAGGGCTGGCTTTCCAGAGACTGGACCAGGTAGGCCTTAAAATTAATGATACCATCTATGAGCCGAGTATCCAGAAAGATGCTCTTTTAAGGATATTATATAAAGGAAATGCAGTGAATCCGGGGGCACGTCTTCCTAGATTTTCCGTAATTGATGTGGTGGTAGGTTCAGGACCTATGAGAAATATCTCCATTCCTAGTGTAGTAGGGCTTTCTGTTAAAGAAGCCAGAGCGGTTATTGCCAAAAGCATGTTTGAAGTAGGATTGGTAGAGCATGAAGACGGAAGTAAAGATGAATCTGATATTATCTATTATCAGGATCCTGCGGCCGGGGACGTAAGAGACCAGGGCATGCAGATTGACCTTTGGGCCAGTAAGAGAACTCCTGCTGAGCTTAGGGCTAAAGTGGAACAGCTGAACTCTATTTACCGTATGAAGGTAGATACATCACTGCCACCGGTGCATTATGACGAAGTTCCTGTTCATCAGGAGCCTACTTTTGATCCGCCTGCAGCAGCACCTGTACCTAGAAAAGAAGTTCCAAAAACGGAACCTGTGAAAACGGAACAGCCTAAAACAAGTGCGGCAACCGGAGTAAAACCTTCAGGAACCACCGCAGAAAAGCCTAAGACCACAACGACAGGCAGTCAGAACTCAGGAAGCAGCAATAAACCTGCATCCGGAAATACGGCACAGCAGCCTGCTCAGAAACCAAAGGCTAAGAAAGTAGTCGTAGAATAA
- a CDS encoding TPM domain-containing protein, producing the protein MRLHSLKIVFSFLFFCFYTFVSAQYTIPPKPAVLYPVFDEAGLLSQQEKDELNNKLIKFADSTSTEIEVIIIPSTKGEDVNFLATMFGQQWGIGKKGVDNGVVFLIATEDRTVSIQQGRAVEQYLTASVAGQILDYIVTPNFRQGLWYEGINRGTSAIMEAVQGKFKPQETTAPSGNGSAFKILIIAFVIFILLAIIFGSRGGGRGGGNNDDDDVIITRRGRRNYPGGFFPFPGSFGGGGFGGGSSGGGGGGFGGFGGGGSFGGGGASGGW; encoded by the coding sequence ATGAGATTACATTCTCTTAAAATAGTATTTTCATTTCTATTCTTCTGCTTTTACACTTTTGTATCAGCACAGTACACGATTCCGCCAAAACCGGCGGTGCTGTATCCTGTGTTTGATGAAGCGGGACTGCTTAGCCAGCAGGAAAAAGATGAACTGAATAATAAGCTGATAAAATTTGCAGATTCCACTTCCACAGAAATTGAAGTGATCATTATCCCTTCCACAAAAGGAGAAGATGTCAATTTCCTGGCAACGATGTTCGGCCAGCAATGGGGCATCGGGAAAAAAGGCGTGGATAACGGTGTGGTATTCCTTATTGCTACTGAAGACAGAACCGTGTCTATCCAGCAGGGACGGGCTGTAGAACAGTATCTCACAGCTTCCGTAGCGGGCCAGATCCTTGATTATATTGTTACACCCAATTTCAGACAGGGATTATGGTACGAGGGGATCAACCGTGGTACTTCCGCAATCATGGAAGCGGTTCAGGGAAAATTCAAACCACAGGAAACCACAGCACCTTCAGGAAATGGCAGTGCTTTTAAAATCCTTATTATCGCATTTGTCATTTTTATACTCCTTGCCATTATCTTTGGCAGCAGAGGCGGAGGGCGCGGCGGCGGCAATAATGACGACGATGATGTGATTATCACCAGACGAGGGCGCAGAAATTATCCAGGCGGATTCTTTCCTTTCCCGGGCAGCTTCGGAGGAGGAGGCTTTGGTGGCGGAAGCTCCGGCGGTGGCGGAGGAGGATTCGGCGGCTTTGGAGGCGGAGGAAGCTTTGGCGGAGGCGGTGCTTCCGGCGGATGGTAA
- a CDS encoding TPM domain-containing protein produces MNRFLTNEQINSLVDAIQSAEEHSTGEIRIHIDSNTETENAQTAFEVFKELCMNKTADRNAVLFHVNFEQKYLTIIGDIGIHDKVHQSYWDHLHDYITAEFAKGNYYKALKSGILETGLELKKYFPVEGKNPNQLSNEITFS; encoded by the coding sequence ATGAACCGTTTTCTGACAAATGAGCAGATCAATTCCTTAGTGGATGCGATACAATCTGCGGAAGAACATTCTACAGGCGAGATCAGGATACACATTGACTCGAATACGGAAACGGAAAATGCACAGACTGCATTTGAAGTTTTCAAAGAACTCTGTATGAATAAAACCGCCGACAGGAATGCCGTGCTTTTTCATGTAAATTTTGAACAGAAATATCTTACCATCATTGGTGATATCGGGATTCATGACAAAGTGCACCAGTCGTACTGGGATCACCTGCACGACTACATCACTGCTGAATTTGCCAAAGGAAATTATTATAAAGCTTTAAAAAGCGGCATTCTGGAAACCGGTCTTGAACTAAAAAAATATTTTCCTGTAGAGGGAAAAAATCCCAATCAGCTGTCTAATGAGATTACATTCTCTTAA
- a CDS encoding tetratricopeptide repeat protein, with amino-acid sequence MNKYIKIVIAAVLILLGLYMMFFTRSLGWGIVVFLLAALPILLFFKNEYILLAFWQLRKQNMEKAAQWLTSITNYQAQLHKSQYGYFHYLQGLTQAQEHPAKVEPLMKKALEYGLNMKHDRAMATLNLAAAAISKGRKQEGQKLLEEAKRLDSAGMMTDQIKMMKDQLKMPSMQKHMHNPNMRQRGKFF; translated from the coding sequence ATGAATAAGTACATAAAAATTGTAATTGCAGCAGTTCTTATACTTTTAGGACTTTATATGATGTTTTTCACAAGAAGTCTGGGCTGGGGGATTGTAGTTTTCCTTCTGGCAGCACTGCCTATTTTACTTTTCTTTAAAAATGAATACATCCTGCTTGCCTTCTGGCAGCTGAGAAAACAGAATATGGAAAAAGCAGCACAATGGTTAACCAGTATCACCAATTACCAGGCGCAGCTTCACAAATCCCAATATGGGTATTTTCATTATCTGCAGGGACTCACACAAGCCCAGGAACATCCTGCAAAAGTGGAACCTCTGATGAAAAAAGCTCTGGAATACGGACTGAACATGAAGCACGACAGAGCAATGGCTACCCTGAACCTAGCAGCAGCAGCTATTTCCAAAGGGAGAAAACAGGAAGGGCAGAAACTTCTTGAAGAAGCCAAAAGATTAGACAGCGCCGGAATGATGACGGACCAGATCAAAATGATGAAAGATCAGCTGAAAATGCCTTCCATGCAGAAGCATATGCACAACCCGAATATGAGACAGAGAGGAAAATTCTTCTAA
- a CDS encoding LemA family protein, with product MKNKGCLSAGTIGIALLIIVGVIFFWGKNGYNNFVSKEQNVNSKWSNIETVYQKRANLIPNLERTVKSYSKFEQETLTKVVEARSKATSINIDPTNMTEADLAKFQAAQGELSGALSRLMAVVESYPNLKADQQYINFQREYTAIENSIRTETVYYNDAAKDYNTTIKTFPNNILANFTNFKEKPFFKAEAGAEKAPEVFK from the coding sequence ATGAAAAATAAAGGCTGCCTGAGTGCAGGAACTATCGGTATTGCACTGCTTATCATTGTTGGTGTCATCTTCTTCTGGGGGAAAAACGGGTATAACAATTTTGTTTCGAAAGAGCAGAATGTGAATTCCAAATGGTCTAATATAGAGACTGTGTATCAGAAAAGGGCGAACCTTATTCCGAACCTGGAAAGAACAGTGAAATCCTATTCAAAATTCGAGCAGGAAACGCTTACAAAAGTGGTGGAAGCACGTTCAAAAGCTACTTCTATCAACATTGATCCAACGAATATGACGGAAGCTGACCTGGCTAAATTCCAGGCTGCCCAGGGTGAATTATCCGGTGCACTGAGCAGATTAATGGCTGTGGTAGAATCTTATCCGAACTTAAAGGCTGATCAGCAGTACATCAATTTCCAGAGAGAATATACGGCAATTGAAAACAGCATCAGAACCGAAACGGTGTATTATAATGATGCGGCCAAAGATTATAATACAACCATCAAGACGTTCCCGAATAATATTCTGGCTAATTTTACCAACTTTAAAGAAAAACCTTTCTTCAAGGCAGAAGCCGGTGCAGAAAAAGCACCTGAAGTATTTAAATAA
- a CDS encoding NAD(P)H-dependent oxidoreductase, whose protein sequence is MKKTLVVFAHPYLEHSNSNVELINFYVRHQHYTLRDLYEEYPDFHIAAFRERKRLKNYDRFVFQFPLIWFGMPPLLRLWIDEVFDRDWLREGEINPLEGKEVYILITTGGKERSFTKNGTYQYTVEELVSGLIVSLKVFKTDIKHIKIVYEANKLSKKDIILHKKEFAELLNQ, encoded by the coding sequence ATGAAGAAGACGCTGGTAGTTTTTGCACATCCCTATTTAGAGCACTCCAATTCCAATGTAGAGCTTATTAATTTTTATGTCCGCCACCAGCATTATACCCTTAGGGATCTTTACGAGGAATATCCGGATTTTCACATCGCTGCATTCAGGGAAAGGAAAAGATTGAAAAACTATGATCGTTTTGTTTTTCAGTTTCCGCTGATCTGGTTTGGAATGCCTCCTCTTTTACGGTTATGGATTGATGAAGTTTTCGACCGGGACTGGCTCAGGGAAGGTGAAATTAATCCTTTGGAAGGAAAAGAAGTCTACATCCTGATCACAACAGGCGGAAAAGAACGGTCATTTACAAAAAACGGAACCTATCAGTACACGGTAGAAGAACTGGTGAGCGGTCTCATCGTTTCTTTAAAGGTTTTCAAGACTGATATCAAACATATTAAAATTGTTTATGAGGCTAATAAACTGAGCAAAAAAGATATCATTCTACATAAAAAAGAATTTGCAGAACTACTTAACCAATAA
- a CDS encoding dihydrofolate reductase, with translation MTTIVVAMGEKNEIGFKNQLLWHLPKDLKHFKDITSGHPVIMGRKTYESIGKPLPNRTNIVISRKKDWFEEGILIVGSIKEAVKFAKKIDENVFIIGGGNIYEQTMEIVDKLEVTLVKADLEADTFFPKINEKIWKKTDEICHEKDEKNQYDFCFQTYERI, from the coding sequence ATGACAACAATAGTGGTGGCTATGGGAGAGAAGAATGAGATTGGTTTTAAAAATCAACTGCTGTGGCATCTTCCGAAAGATCTGAAACACTTTAAAGATATTACTTCCGGGCATCCGGTAATTATGGGACGAAAAACCTATGAAAGCATTGGAAAACCTTTGCCGAACCGCACCAATATTGTAATTTCCAGAAAGAAAGACTGGTTTGAAGAAGGGATCCTGATTGTGGGAAGTATTAAAGAAGCAGTAAAATTTGCGAAGAAAATTGATGAAAATGTGTTTATTATCGGTGGCGGGAATATTTATGAGCAGACGATGGAGATTGTTGATAAACTGGAAGTAACCCTGGTGAAAGCTGATCTGGAAGCAGATACCTTCTTTCCGAAAATCAATGAGAAAATCTGGAAGAAAACAGATGAAATCTGTCATGAAAAAGATGAAAAAAATCAATATGATTTCTGTTTTCAGACCTATGAAAGAATTTAA